In bacterium, one genomic interval encodes:
- a CDS encoding type II toxin-antitoxin system RelE/ParE family toxin — MIKDKEYIVYQGSEYIIEWYFDQKGISESFNYYQKLDKARRIQLLKLVKRLGDIGKIYNKELFRYEGEKIFAFKPKPDRYLCFFYRGKKVIITNAFTKKSQKIPMEEKAIKAMNDYQRRVEEGGYYG, encoded by the coding sequence TAAAGAATATATCGTATACCAAGGTTCAGAATACATAATTGAGTGGTATTTTGATCAGAAGGGAATTAGCGAGTCTTTTAATTATTATCAGAAATTGGATAAGGCAAGACGAATTCAATTATTAAAACTGGTAAAAAGACTTGGGGATATTGGGAAAATATATAATAAAGAATTATTTAGATATGAAGGAGAAAAAATATTCGCATTCAAACCCAAACCGGATAGATACTTATGCTTTTTCTATAGAGGGAAAAAAGTGATCATAACGAATGCATTTACGAAGAAATCTCAGAAAATTCCGATGGAAGAAAAAGCAATAAAAGCAATGAATGATTATCAAAGACGTGTAGAAGAAGGAGGCTATTATGGATAA